The following proteins are co-located in the Nonlabens ponticola genome:
- a CDS encoding acyl-CoA dehydrogenase family protein encodes MSIFSKIKGTLNLMKKVDLDKLAALNEKVDLSKVMDTVGNLDDRQLAGLMKMLSTKKKKGQSKLPPIDGDFYDLSLKLTPEQREVQLKVRNFMEDEVQPIANDYWNRAEFPHDLIPKMAELNIAGIAYQGYGCPGMDFVTEGIIAEEIARVDVSISTFFGVHSGLAMGSIYLCGSEEQKQEWLPQMARMEKIGAFGLTEPDTGSGIAGGMDTTCRRDGDNWILNGQKKWIGNATFADVIIIWARDEESNQVKGFIVRKGNPNFHAEKMEDKMALRIVQNAIITMTNCVVPESDRLQEAHNFKSTAEVLRMTRAGVAWQAVGCARGAYENALKYTKKREQFGRPIASFQLVQNHLVEMLSNLTSMQTLCFRLSEMQDQEILKDEHASLAKVICSMRTRDIVSRAREVMGGNGILLEHNVARFVADAEAIYSYEGTKEINSLIVGRAITGYSAFVS; translated from the coding sequence ATGTCCATATTTTCCAAGATTAAAGGAACACTCAACCTGATGAAAAAGGTTGATCTAGATAAACTTGCAGCTCTTAATGAAAAGGTTGATTTGAGTAAAGTGATGGATACCGTAGGCAATCTAGACGATAGACAGCTGGCAGGATTGATGAAGATGTTATCGACCAAAAAGAAAAAGGGACAAAGCAAACTACCTCCTATTGATGGTGATTTTTATGATTTGAGTCTCAAATTGACACCTGAACAACGCGAGGTGCAACTCAAGGTGCGCAATTTTATGGAAGATGAGGTGCAGCCTATCGCAAATGACTACTGGAATCGTGCTGAGTTCCCACACGATCTAATCCCAAAAATGGCAGAATTAAACATAGCAGGAATTGCTTATCAAGGTTATGGATGTCCAGGAATGGATTTTGTAACTGAAGGCATAATTGCTGAGGAAATTGCGCGTGTTGATGTATCGATAAGCACCTTTTTTGGTGTGCACAGTGGTCTTGCCATGGGATCTATTTATCTATGTGGCAGTGAAGAGCAAAAACAAGAATGGTTACCGCAAATGGCACGCATGGAAAAAATTGGTGCTTTTGGCCTGACGGAGCCTGATACAGGAAGCGGCATCGCTGGTGGCATGGACACTACCTGTCGTCGTGATGGTGACAACTGGATCTTAAATGGTCAAAAAAAGTGGATAGGCAACGCCACATTTGCGGATGTGATCATAATCTGGGCGCGTGATGAAGAATCCAATCAAGTAAAAGGATTTATCGTACGCAAGGGTAATCCCAACTTTCACGCAGAGAAAATGGAGGATAAAATGGCCTTGCGTATCGTACAAAACGCTATTATAACCATGACCAATTGTGTAGTACCAGAAAGTGATAGACTGCAAGAAGCGCATAACTTTAAAAGCACTGCCGAAGTGCTGCGTATGACGCGCGCTGGCGTGGCGTGGCAGGCCGTAGGTTGCGCTCGTGGTGCTTATGAGAATGCACTTAAGTACACAAAGAAGCGAGAGCAATTCGGTAGGCCTATTGCCAGTTTCCAGCTGGTACAAAATCATCTTGTGGAAATGCTATCAAACCTTACCAGCATGCAAACGCTATGCTTTAGATTATCCGAAATGCAGGATCAAGAAATTTTAAAAGACGAGCACGCATCACTCGCTAAGGTTATATGTTCCATGCGTACTCGAGACATCGTGTCCAGAGCACGCGAAGTTATGGGCGGTAATGGTATCCTATTAGAACACAATGTCGCCCGATTTGTTGCCGATGCTGAAGCCATTTACAGCTATGAAGGAACTAAGGAAATCAATAGCCTTATCGTGGGTCGTGCAATTACTGGTTATAGTGCGTTTGTGAGTTAG
- a CDS encoding glycosyltransferase family protein yields MQISKNILVAPLNWGLGHATRCIPIIRAIISNGDNPIIASDGQALQLLEKEFPHLKTIGLPSYDIEYAGKGENLKLKLLKETPKIWNAIRAEHKALSHIIHEYEIDGVISDNRLGMYTNMIPCVIISHQLQVLSGNTTWLSTQLHLHYIKKFKECWIPDSDTRPNITGRLSHNDDDSITKRYLGTLSRFEYRGNCEVKYDVLALISGPEPQREIFEKQLLNQLKDYPGKVLFIAGKVEDVQTVHKKGNITYHNYLSSVGLQKAIERSRIVLCRSGYTSIMDLIKMRKKAFFIPTPGQFEQEYLASNLESQGIAPFANQEDFALQMLDKIGDYAGLGSLIDPGISLSNLLEETFSSVNENSEPIPSSLST; encoded by the coding sequence ATGCAAATATCCAAAAACATTTTGGTTGCACCACTTAATTGGGGTCTAGGACACGCGACACGCTGTATTCCTATCATACGCGCTATTATTTCTAATGGCGATAATCCAATCATAGCTAGCGATGGCCAGGCATTGCAATTGCTTGAGAAAGAATTTCCACATCTCAAGACGATTGGATTACCTAGTTATGACATTGAATACGCCGGCAAAGGTGAGAATCTCAAGCTCAAGCTACTCAAAGAAACACCCAAAATCTGGAATGCTATACGTGCAGAACATAAGGCATTATCTCACATTATCCATGAATATGAAATTGATGGTGTAATAAGCGATAATAGATTGGGAATGTACACAAATATGATTCCCTGTGTAATTATATCGCACCAGTTACAGGTATTATCGGGAAACACGACCTGGTTGAGCACACAACTACATTTGCATTACATTAAAAAATTCAAAGAGTGCTGGATACCGGATAGCGATACCAGACCTAATATAACAGGTCGATTATCACACAACGATGATGATTCAATTACTAAAAGATATTTAGGTACATTGTCAAGATTTGAATACCGTGGCAATTGTGAGGTCAAGTATGATGTACTGGCATTAATTTCAGGTCCAGAACCGCAACGAGAAATTTTTGAAAAACAATTACTTAACCAATTAAAGGATTATCCTGGCAAAGTATTGTTCATTGCAGGTAAAGTCGAGGATGTACAGACCGTCCACAAAAAAGGAAATATTACATATCATAATTACCTATCAAGTGTCGGGTTACAAAAAGCTATTGAACGTTCAAGGATAGTTTTATGCCGCAGCGGTTACACGAGCATTATGGATTTGATCAAAATGCGCAAAAAGGCCTTTTTCATCCCAACGCCTGGGCAATTTGAACAAGAATATCTAGCAAGTAATCTAGAGAGTCAAGGTATTGCACCGTTTGCAAATCAGGAAGATTTTGCTTTGCAGATGCTGGATAAAATAGGAGATTATGCTGGTTTAGGATCGCTAATCGATCCAGGTATTTCGCTATCTAATCTACTGGAAGAAACTTTCTCGAGCGTAAACGAGAATTCAGAACCTATACCTAGCTCGCTATCTACATAG
- the trmB gene encoding tRNA (guanosine(46)-N7)-methyltransferase TrmB produces the protein MGSKNKMKRFRENETFQNVVQPTREEIIADFKHRGKWNEFFGNDKPITLELGCGKGEYTVALAQKYPDRNFIGIDIKGARFWRGAKTAVEQELDNAAFLRTQIELVDYAFAKAEISEIWITFPDPQIKYKRTKHRMTNPSFLDKYRKILKPGGIVHLKTDSEYMHGYTLGLLEGLGEEILYAHHDIYTNTEASGDVVETQTFYEKQYLEQSKAITYMKFKLRP, from the coding sequence TTGGGAAGTAAAAATAAAATGAAGAGATTCCGTGAGAATGAGACTTTTCAAAATGTAGTACAGCCTACACGCGAGGAAATCATAGCAGATTTTAAGCATCGCGGTAAGTGGAATGAGTTCTTCGGTAACGATAAGCCCATCACGTTAGAGTTGGGTTGCGGTAAAGGCGAGTACACGGTTGCGCTGGCTCAAAAATATCCGGATCGCAATTTTATCGGGATTGATATTAAGGGTGCACGCTTCTGGCGTGGTGCAAAGACTGCAGTAGAGCAGGAACTGGACAACGCAGCTTTCTTGAGAACGCAGATTGAGTTGGTGGATTACGCTTTCGCGAAAGCTGAAATATCAGAAATATGGATCACTTTTCCAGATCCACAGATCAAATATAAGCGTACTAAACACCGCATGACCAACCCATCATTTCTAGACAAATACCGCAAGATCCTCAAACCTGGTGGCATCGTGCACCTCAAGACAGACTCAGAATACATGCATGGCTACACGCTGGGATTACTAGAAGGATTAGGCGAGGAAATATTGTACGCTCACCATGATATCTACACTAATACTGAGGCATCAGGCGATGTGGTCGAGACGCAAACATTTTATGAAAAACAGTATCTTGAACAATCTAAGGCTATTACCTACATGAAGTTCAAATTGCGTCCATGA
- a CDS encoding PEP/pyruvate-binding domain-containing protein, whose amino-acid sequence MNKLLLPLILLMACCCLESTAQEFTNDRIEAMIDDYRQLDRGPYKRIEWFCADGSRRGSKDPCPDAIGGGIQHASYKDEVKRLADKEHIFFGEILASADLWEFWDGPNNHSRLKQYQLNNFLVAADNGWIQERSRFYRGAKQIEDEEEWGRKFYYTVLGSDEIIDRDFFLVRESLRDLPHDGDTNLAQEVRSLSKTLAERHPKFMDIRIKIHGNPEAKDIIAVQEWVKENNEKLSFKQREEFDKLVDIMQEFFEPVAVSELQKMVSDWPQDSYIRKQAEQFSQSYSNETNPSVLIPATANLMCDIRTNIKDDKRGTRRTSALELSLRLEELIFQKTAQWEPETLQDHLDKVHSLSEALAAAGYVEQWEWNAIENQLFKAEGETIKASELLKFISAARSQVEWGTGMVNAIYGDDVERYMEFEPKAYGFLDDRIRSSLLLPLGDAIGNLGALVSRQIGLTSQVQAVDNASTIRGLNAGYAKGELVVVEGNAEGMTVDPNKIYLFDRPPSDLKPVAGIATVSEGNLVSHVQLLARNLGIPNAAISTDNLDDLKSLDGKQVFYAVSPRGTVVLKEVDEMSGEERDLFGSERKEKKTIRIPEGKLKLNGTMPLNMSEVSSADSGILSGPKAANLGQLKQLFPQHVVNGIVIPFGVFKDHMNQQMPDRGQTYWEYLTEIFKTAETMRGNDLDESEVIKYQLAEFSKLRDAINKMELKPAFLGQLESDFKNVLGGSMGDVPVFLRSDTNMEDLEEFTGAGLNLTVFNAVEREKIIKGIKDVWASPYTERSFKWRQAYLENPENVYPSILIIPTVDVDYSGVLITKDFINNDENSVTVAMSRGAGGAVDGQAAETYLVNQDGDGLLISPARENKRRRLPDTGGSVMEHVDFDNSILTKKDLKTIREFAKEAHATMPGSKNGSYKGAWDIELGFKDDKLYLFQIRPFVENDQATNSEYLSSIDEDVNLNTELYLHKKIKS is encoded by the coding sequence ATGAATAAATTGTTACTACCACTGATTTTATTGATGGCGTGCTGCTGTCTGGAATCAACTGCTCAAGAATTTACAAACGACCGTATTGAGGCGATGATCGACGATTACAGGCAACTGGATCGTGGACCGTACAAGCGTATAGAATGGTTCTGTGCCGATGGATCGCGCCGTGGCTCTAAGGATCCATGTCCAGATGCCATAGGTGGTGGCATCCAGCATGCAAGTTATAAGGATGAGGTCAAGCGTCTTGCAGACAAAGAGCACATCTTCTTTGGTGAGATACTGGCATCTGCAGATTTATGGGAATTCTGGGACGGCCCGAATAACCACAGCCGTTTAAAGCAATACCAACTTAATAATTTCCTGGTTGCTGCCGACAATGGCTGGATACAAGAGCGCAGTAGGTTTTATCGAGGTGCCAAACAAATTGAGGATGAAGAGGAATGGGGTCGCAAGTTTTATTATACCGTTTTAGGCAGCGATGAGATTATTGATCGCGACTTCTTTCTAGTGCGTGAAAGCTTAAGAGATCTACCGCATGATGGTGATACAAACCTCGCACAAGAAGTGCGCAGTTTGAGTAAAACACTTGCAGAGCGTCACCCTAAGTTCATGGACATACGTATCAAAATACATGGTAATCCAGAGGCTAAAGATATCATCGCTGTACAGGAATGGGTAAAGGAAAACAATGAGAAGTTAAGCTTTAAGCAACGAGAAGAATTTGACAAGCTCGTTGACATTATGCAGGAATTTTTTGAACCTGTTGCAGTCTCTGAGCTTCAAAAAATGGTGAGCGATTGGCCACAGGATTCATATATTAGAAAGCAAGCTGAACAGTTTTCTCAATCCTACTCTAATGAGACAAATCCATCTGTATTGATACCTGCTACGGCAAACTTGATGTGCGATATACGCACGAATATAAAGGATGATAAACGCGGAACTCGCAGAACATCTGCTCTAGAATTGAGCTTGAGACTGGAAGAACTAATTTTTCAAAAAACCGCACAATGGGAACCAGAGACATTGCAAGATCACCTGGATAAAGTTCATTCCTTGAGTGAAGCGCTGGCAGCAGCTGGATATGTAGAGCAATGGGAATGGAATGCTATTGAAAATCAATTATTCAAAGCAGAAGGTGAGACAATCAAGGCTAGCGAGTTACTCAAATTTATCAGCGCTGCACGCAGTCAGGTAGAATGGGGTACAGGAATGGTAAATGCTATTTACGGTGATGATGTGGAGCGTTATATGGAATTTGAACCTAAAGCTTATGGTTTCCTCGACGATCGCATACGTAGTTCTTTGTTATTGCCGCTGGGTGATGCCATTGGCAACCTTGGCGCGCTAGTTTCAAGACAAATAGGATTGACAAGCCAAGTACAGGCTGTAGATAACGCTAGTACCATAAGAGGACTGAATGCTGGATATGCTAAAGGCGAATTAGTCGTAGTGGAAGGAAATGCCGAAGGCATGACCGTTGATCCTAACAAGATCTACCTTTTTGACAGACCACCGAGTGATTTGAAACCTGTAGCCGGTATCGCAACTGTTAGTGAAGGTAACTTAGTGTCTCACGTTCAATTGCTGGCTCGTAATCTAGGAATACCTAATGCGGCCATCTCTACTGACAATCTCGATGATTTAAAGTCGCTAGATGGTAAGCAAGTATTCTATGCGGTGAGTCCGCGAGGAACTGTGGTTCTCAAAGAGGTCGATGAGATGAGTGGCGAGGAACGCGATCTTTTTGGCTCTGAAAGAAAAGAAAAGAAAACTATACGCATTCCAGAAGGCAAATTAAAATTAAACGGCACTATGCCGCTTAATATGAGTGAGGTGAGCAGCGCGGACAGTGGAATTTTAAGTGGTCCAAAAGCCGCCAATCTAGGGCAGCTGAAGCAACTGTTCCCGCAACACGTAGTTAATGGGATTGTAATACCCTTTGGTGTATTCAAAGATCACATGAATCAACAAATGCCTGATCGTGGTCAAACGTATTGGGAATATCTAACTGAGATTTTCAAAACCGCAGAAACCATGCGAGGCAATGATCTCGACGAATCAGAGGTCATCAAATACCAGCTAGCAGAATTTTCTAAGTTGAGAGATGCCATCAATAAGATGGAATTGAAACCAGCATTTTTAGGTCAGCTGGAAAGTGATTTTAAAAACGTATTGGGTGGTTCCATGGGTGATGTACCTGTGTTTTTGCGTAGTGATACCAATATGGAAGACCTAGAAGAGTTTACCGGCGCTGGACTGAATCTAACTGTTTTTAACGCAGTTGAGCGCGAGAAAATCATTAAAGGAATCAAGGATGTATGGGCATCACCTTACACGGAGCGCAGCTTTAAATGGAGACAGGCATATCTTGAAAATCCTGAAAATGTTTATCCATCGATCTTAATTATTCCTACAGTAGATGTGGATTACAGCGGTGTTTTGATTACTAAAGACTTTATCAACAACGACGAGAATAGTGTAACCGTTGCCATGAGTCGTGGCGCTGGTGGTGCGGTTGATGGTCAAGCTGCAGAAACATATTTAGTCAATCAAGATGGCGATGGTCTATTAATCTCACCAGCACGTGAGAATAAGCGTAGACGATTGCCAGACACTGGTGGATCTGTTATGGAGCATGTGGATTTTGACAACAGTATCCTGACAAAAAAGGACCTTAAAACGATCAGAGAATTTGCCAAGGAAGCTCACGCCACCATGCCTGGATCAAAGAATGGTTCTTATAAAGGAGCGTGGGATATTGAATTGGGCTTCAAGGATGATAAGCTCTATTTATTCCAGATAAGACCATTTGTAGAGAATGATCAAGCCACTAATTCTGAGTACCTATCATCCATTGATGAAGATGTCAATTTGAATACCGAATTATACTTACATAAAAAGATAAAATCTTGA
- a CDS encoding MGMT family protein: MSDGDFFEKVYKVVRQIPAGRVTSYGAIAKYLGTPRSSRAVGYAMNAAHNRPEVPAQRVVNRNGLLTGKHHFQGTNLMQQLLENEGVVVQKDQVQDFQKIFWDPLLELKPLD; this comes from the coding sequence ATGAGCGATGGAGACTTTTTTGAAAAAGTGTACAAAGTCGTCAGGCAAATACCAGCTGGTCGCGTGACCAGTTACGGTGCTATTGCAAAATATTTAGGCACACCACGCAGCAGTCGTGCGGTAGGTTATGCTATGAACGCAGCACATAACCGCCCAGAAGTTCCTGCACAGCGTGTGGTCAACCGCAACGGCTTGCTTACGGGTAAGCATCACTTCCAAGGCACCAATCTCATGCAACAGCTGCTGGAAAATGAAGGTGTGGTTGTCCAGAAAGACCAGGTTCAAGATTTCCAAAAAATCTTTTGGGATCCACTGCTGGAGTTGAAGCCGTTGGATTAA
- a CDS encoding serine hydrolase: MRNKITIPAVLLIAVITMAFYPIDGYEKTGIKRLKRLEKTLDSTITEYYLRPGSFKLHDQFNLWLCEDSTTMDSTATEKFMTVDETFQDKMTRLFPRRSGYAITVLDITDPDNTRYAEMNENQGFQPGSVGKLAVATAFFTQLGKLCPEDFGVRTRLMKNKVVRAGNWGLYDHHTVPVYDPEKDRFVKRKVVASDEFSLYEWVDHMLSVSNNGAASIVWREALLMNIFGDQYFDLTQEEADEFFDNADRGELTDIAIGLVNDPLREMGIGEDEWRLGKFFTSGANKYVGREGGSIGTPKGLMKWFIELEKGNIVDKQTSLELKRLMYMTDRRIRYAYSSRLNDAAVYFKSGSYYSGGGGKYMGTNFNYMNSVIMVEHPDGTNYIVCLMSNILGKNSASDHMYLASAIDKAIREDS; the protein is encoded by the coding sequence TTGAGAAACAAAATAACAATACCAGCAGTATTACTCATAGCCGTAATTACCATGGCTTTTTATCCAATCGATGGATATGAAAAGACTGGTATAAAACGGTTAAAGCGTCTCGAAAAAACGCTAGATAGTACGATTACCGAGTATTACCTAAGACCAGGCTCTTTCAAGCTACACGATCAATTCAATCTATGGTTATGTGAAGATTCTACCACCATGGATTCTACAGCAACAGAGAAATTCATGACGGTCGATGAGACTTTTCAAGATAAAATGACGCGATTGTTTCCTCGACGTAGCGGTTATGCGATTACCGTATTAGATATTACAGATCCTGATAATACGCGCTATGCAGAGATGAACGAGAACCAAGGTTTTCAACCAGGAAGCGTTGGTAAACTAGCCGTGGCAACAGCCTTTTTTACTCAGCTGGGCAAATTGTGCCCAGAAGATTTTGGGGTGCGTACGCGACTTATGAAAAACAAAGTAGTGCGCGCTGGAAATTGGGGTTTGTATGACCATCACACGGTTCCTGTTTACGATCCAGAAAAAGATCGTTTTGTAAAGAGAAAAGTAGTAGCAAGTGATGAATTTAGCCTATATGAATGGGTTGATCACATGCTAAGTGTTAGTAATAACGGCGCTGCTAGTATTGTATGGAGAGAAGCATTGTTGATGAATATTTTTGGGGATCAATACTTTGACCTCACACAAGAAGAAGCAGACGAGTTTTTTGACAACGCAGATCGCGGTGAGCTTACTGATATTGCTATAGGTCTTGTAAATGACCCGTTAAGAGAAATGGGAATAGGTGAGGACGAGTGGAGACTAGGTAAATTCTTCACGAGTGGTGCTAATAAATACGTGGGTCGTGAAGGCGGCAGTATTGGTACACCTAAAGGTCTTATGAAATGGTTCATCGAGCTGGAAAAAGGCAATATTGTAGACAAGCAAACAAGCCTTGAATTAAAGCGATTAATGTATATGACAGATCGTAGGATACGTTATGCCTACAGCTCAAGATTGAATGATGCAGCGGTATATTTTAAGTCTGGTAGTTACTACAGTGGTGGTGGCGGCAAGTATATGGGTACGAACTTCAATTACATGAACAGTGTAATCATGGTAGAGCATCCAGATGGAACCAATTACATCGTCTGTTTGATGTCAAATATATTAGGGAAGAATAGTGCAAGCGATCACATGTATCTAGCAAGTGCGATCGATAAAGCTATACGAGAAGATTCATAG
- a CDS encoding LysE family translocator: protein MSSLLHLLFGIGIGLVGVIPPGLLNLTAAKVSVNQGRRAAMIFAAGASLVVIAQVYIGVFFSRLISESPEVSTTLEKFAVIVFVALSIFFFIRARLDSGPEVKPVDKSDYKLFGQGVMLSALNIFPIPFYIGFSSFLAGRGMFEFKFPMAHLFIAGATIGTFSMLTLYAIYVKKWGFDSATFAKKIHYTLAALTMAIAIFTSIKIYG from the coding sequence ATGAGTAGCTTGCTGCATCTTCTTTTTGGGATTGGGATCGGGCTCGTTGGTGTAATACCACCAGGTTTGCTTAATCTCACAGCAGCTAAGGTAAGCGTGAATCAAGGCAGGCGTGCGGCCATGATTTTTGCGGCAGGCGCATCTCTTGTAGTTATCGCTCAAGTTTATATTGGTGTCTTTTTTTCGCGATTAATTAGTGAAAGTCCCGAGGTCTCCACCACGTTAGAGAAGTTTGCGGTAATCGTTTTTGTAGCTCTTTCTATATTCTTTTTTATCAGAGCAAGGTTAGACAGCGGTCCAGAAGTCAAGCCGGTTGATAAATCAGATTACAAGTTATTTGGCCAAGGTGTGATGCTCAGCGCACTTAATATTTTTCCTATTCCTTTTTACATAGGTTTTAGCTCTTTTCTAGCAGGTCGTGGAATGTTTGAATTCAAATTTCCCATGGCGCATTTATTCATCGCAGGAGCAACTATTGGTACATTCTCCATGCTTACATTGTACGCGATTTATGTGAAGAAATGGGGTTTTGACAGTGCCACTTTTGCCAAGAAAATTCATTACACGCTGGCAGCGCTAACCATGGCGATTGCTATCTTTACTTCCATAAAAATCTACGGATGA
- a CDS encoding NAD-dependent succinate-semialdehyde dehydrogenase: protein MSDTIVTTNPATGKVIKEYKQHTDDQVTDTIRNCHEAFLEWRFKSFDERGAVLKKIGEKLRERKSELAQLMTQEMGKLIKQSHQEVKLCAGICDYTASSAPEYLQDEQRELPNGGRGLITYSPIGVVYGIQPWNYPAYQVIRYAIANLMAGNGVLLKHAENVTGCGEKIKEIFEEAGLPKHLFSTLLISHDQSDAVIKNDLVRGVTLTGSPKAGEHVGKLAAEQLKKTVLELGSNDAYIVLADADLDIAVDACVKGRIYNNGETCIAAKRFIVVEEVYDDFKEAFVKAMKNIKHGDPTSDGVDIGPMAREDLRDGLHEQVINSVANGAVILCGGTKPTGDGYFYPATVLENVTPGQPAYDDELFGPVASLIKAKDADDAMLIANDSRFGLGGGIFSKNEDAAFELASKHFDTGMVFINSFGLAQPNMPFGGVKRSGYGREHGGFGVREFVNAKAIMRLQN, encoded by the coding sequence ATGAGCGATACAATTGTAACTACTAATCCAGCTACTGGAAAAGTCATTAAGGAATATAAGCAGCACACTGACGATCAAGTGACTGATACGATACGCAACTGTCATGAGGCTTTTCTGGAGTGGCGCTTTAAATCATTTGATGAGCGCGGCGCTGTACTCAAGAAAATTGGAGAAAAATTACGCGAGCGTAAATCAGAGCTTGCGCAATTGATGACCCAGGAAATGGGTAAACTCATCAAGCAAAGTCATCAAGAGGTAAAGCTGTGCGCAGGTATTTGTGATTATACAGCGTCCAGCGCACCAGAATATCTACAAGACGAGCAACGAGAACTACCTAACGGTGGCCGTGGATTAATTACGTATTCACCAATTGGTGTAGTTTACGGTATACAACCTTGGAATTATCCAGCTTATCAGGTGATACGATACGCTATTGCAAATCTTATGGCTGGAAATGGCGTGCTACTCAAACATGCCGAGAACGTGACCGGTTGCGGTGAGAAAATCAAAGAAATTTTTGAAGAGGCTGGATTGCCTAAACACCTTTTTTCTACATTATTGATAAGCCATGATCAATCTGATGCAGTGATTAAGAATGATCTGGTGCGTGGCGTTACTTTAACGGGAAGCCCAAAAGCAGGTGAGCATGTAGGCAAACTTGCTGCAGAACAACTTAAGAAAACCGTTTTGGAATTAGGTTCTAACGATGCCTACATCGTGCTAGCAGATGCAGATCTAGATATTGCCGTGGACGCTTGTGTAAAGGGCCGCATCTACAATAATGGCGAGACATGTATCGCTGCCAAAAGATTTATCGTGGTAGAAGAAGTTTATGACGACTTCAAAGAAGCATTTGTAAAAGCCATGAAAAACATCAAGCATGGTGATCCTACCAGCGATGGAGTCGATATAGGTCCTATGGCCAGAGAAGACCTACGTGATGGGCTGCATGAGCAAGTGATAAACAGTGTTGCTAATGGTGCCGTCATTTTATGCGGTGGCACAAAGCCTACCGGCGATGGATATTTCTATCCAGCAACGGTGCTCGAGAATGTGACGCCAGGTCAACCAGCCTATGATGATGAGCTATTTGGTCCAGTAGCGTCGCTGATCAAGGCAAAAGATGCAGATGATGCCATGCTTATTGCCAATGATAGCCGTTTCGGTTTAGGTGGTGGGATTTTCAGTAAAAATGAGGATGCAGCGTTTGAACTAGCCTCAAAACACTTTGATACGGGAATGGTATTTATCAACTCCTTTGGTTTGGCGCAACCTAATATGCCATTTGGTGGTGTGAAGCGATCTGGTTATGGTCGTGAGCATGGTGGTTTTGGAGTACGAGAATTTGTTAACGCAAAAGCCATCATGCGTTTACAGAATTAA
- a CDS encoding sensor histidine kinase → MSSRTTAPRRSYRFALRSSVFITLINAMVLAIVAFIFQTSDAWWLVGISTVIIFIICFLVIQYRAQKFIYRRIKKIYEDVSLLENTNFADREIATDMRTLTRQVEEFARNKKIEIETLKVREAYRKEFLGNISHELKTPLFTVQGYIDTLIEGAHKDKAIRKKYLARAQKGVDRLTYIVNDMDMITKLELGDLNLDKTDFDIIDLVRHVFDQFEMKAAKKKISLLFDMVYTEPIMVHADEERIQQVLANLLVNSIKYGKTNGTTEVAIEDLINNKVIVRVTDNGEGIDKTHIPRLFERFFRVDRTGSRKEGGSGLGLAIVKHIIEAHDERIYVDSELGIGSEFSFTLEKVSSSRLDSEIPGSISDPKPA, encoded by the coding sequence ATGTCATCTAGAACAACGGCACCTAGACGCAGCTACCGTTTTGCCTTGCGCTCCAGTGTGTTTATCACGCTTATCAATGCAATGGTTCTAGCTATTGTGGCTTTTATCTTTCAAACGAGTGATGCATGGTGGCTTGTAGGAATCAGTACGGTCATCATTTTTATTATTTGCTTTCTTGTCATTCAATACCGTGCGCAAAAGTTTATCTACCGAAGGATCAAGAAGATTTATGAAGACGTGTCGCTGCTGGAGAACACCAATTTTGCCGACCGCGAGATCGCTACAGACATGCGCACACTCACCAGGCAGGTAGAAGAATTTGCCCGTAATAAAAAGATTGAGATTGAAACGCTCAAAGTGCGAGAGGCCTATCGTAAAGAATTTTTAGGAAATATATCTCACGAGCTCAAGACACCACTTTTTACGGTACAAGGATATATCGACACACTAATAGAAGGCGCTCATAAAGACAAGGCTATCCGTAAAAAATACCTAGCTCGTGCGCAAAAAGGAGTAGACCGATTGACCTACATCGTCAATGACATGGATATGATTACCAAGTTGGAATTGGGTGATTTAAACCTTGATAAAACCGATTTTGATATCATTGATCTCGTGCGTCACGTTTTTGATCAGTTTGAGATGAAAGCTGCCAAAAAGAAGATATCACTACTATTTGACATGGTTTATACAGAACCTATCATGGTTCACGCTGATGAGGAGCGTATCCAGCAAGTATTAGCAAACCTACTAGTTAATTCTATTAAGTACGGTAAAACAAACGGCACGACTGAGGTTGCGATAGAAGACCTTATCAATAACAAAGTCATCGTGCGAGTTACCGACAATGGCGAAGGAATTGATAAGACTCACATACCACGATTGTTTGAGCGTTTCTTTAGGGTAGATCGCACAGGATCCAGAAAAGAAGGCGGCAGTGGTCTAGGTCTGGCAATAGTTAAACACATCATTGAGGCTCATGACGAGCGCATCTATGTAGATAGCGAGCTAGGTATAGGTTCTGAATTCTCGTTTACGCTCGAGAAAGTTTCTTCCAGTAGATTAGATAGCGAAATACCTGGATCGATTAGCGATCCTAAACCAGCATAA